From a region of the Paenibacillus crassostreae genome:
- a CDS encoding TrbC/VirB2 family protein, giving the protein MFEALQGLLNTLFGDITKTFITLFSIGILVCGLIAAFGGEENQPKFKKGLMLCVVGLVVFVLAKQIVEYFQTNLG; this is encoded by the coding sequence ATGTTTGAGGCGCTACAGGGGTTATTAAACACACTCTTCGGAGATATCACGAAGACCTTTATTACACTTTTTTCAATCGGTATTCTCGTGTGTGGGTTGATTGCAGCCTTTGGAGGTGAAGAAAACCAGCCGAAATTCAAAAAGGGTTTGATGTTGTGTGTAGTTGGACTTGTTGTATTTGTATTGGCCAAACAAATTGTTGAATATTTTCAAACTAATCTCGGAT
- a CDS encoding primase C-terminal domain-containing protein: protein MRILRESVHDQVNLFRELYQNELTEKPRRFEKVHTESRDKHDLGWLFVSNDCRIDKACRTYQTLFTLTENYTYYTPNTFYRNDSREESNLRWLNAVVLDVDTKNGQNNGMCLSDLLEQIREAGLPNPSLTVQTPSGGFHVYFLLDKPRRAYSNAITQYKKIQVAMCDAIGADRQAVGAGRFFRIPTSQNTIYRTDTRVSFDELNNWYWINHENESNQPRASLQSNQGLLSHSAVQKLLTGAEIGKRDNTAYTLALVFKAEGYDKEAAEGELQLWNTRLENPLPQKTISQKVQSAFKAGAPVAPTSEWIEYLSGESFSYRIWEAAKPREERKTSHYYEWANDVIDTLRSHPEKEISGSQREMAARWGMSLSTFQYVTKLLLELGKITMEVIGKGRGAKTFIRLVRDSKVELFRPASEQKINVPDSNTFILGEVVGGSRSSSGKRGSPR from the coding sequence ATGCGTATATTAAGAGAGTCAGTTCACGATCAGGTAAATCTTTTTCGGGAACTCTATCAAAACGAACTTACGGAGAAACCAAGGCGCTTTGAAAAAGTACATACTGAGAGTAGAGACAAACATGATCTAGGATGGCTTTTCGTTAGTAACGATTGCCGAATTGACAAGGCTTGCCGTACATATCAGACCCTATTTACATTGACTGAAAACTATACATACTATACCCCAAATACCTTCTACCGTAACGATAGCCGCGAAGAATCCAATCTACGCTGGCTTAATGCGGTTGTCTTAGACGTGGATACTAAGAATGGTCAAAACAATGGCATGTGCCTTTCGGATCTGCTAGAACAGATCCGCGAAGCAGGTTTGCCAAATCCTTCTTTGACTGTACAGACACCTTCAGGTGGATTTCATGTCTATTTTTTGTTAGACAAGCCCCGTAGAGCCTACTCTAATGCCATTACTCAATATAAGAAGATCCAGGTTGCCATGTGTGACGCTATTGGTGCAGATCGCCAAGCTGTGGGCGCTGGACGCTTTTTTCGTATTCCAACATCTCAAAATACGATCTATCGTACAGATACGCGGGTATCCTTCGATGAATTAAATAACTGGTACTGGATTAACCATGAAAACGAGTCCAACCAACCTAGAGCATCCCTACAAAGTAATCAAGGTCTACTATCACATTCAGCTGTACAGAAGCTTCTAACAGGTGCAGAGATAGGTAAACGGGATAATACTGCCTATACACTTGCTCTGGTGTTTAAAGCAGAGGGGTACGACAAAGAAGCTGCAGAAGGCGAACTACAGCTTTGGAACACTCGTTTAGAAAACCCATTACCTCAGAAAACGATTAGTCAAAAAGTACAAAGCGCTTTTAAAGCTGGAGCGCCAGTTGCACCTACTTCTGAATGGATAGAATATCTCTCAGGTGAAAGCTTTTCATATCGTATTTGGGAAGCAGCTAAGCCACGAGAAGAGCGTAAAACCAGTCATTATTATGAATGGGCGAATGACGTAATTGATACATTACGTTCGCATCCGGAGAAAGAAATTTCAGGATCGCAAAGAGAGATGGCTGCCAGATGGGGGATGTCTCTGTCAACATTTCAGTATGTCACAAAATTACTGCTTGAACTTGGAAAGATTACCATGGAGGTCATAGGAAAAGGAAGAGGAGCTAAAACATTCATTCGTCTTGTTCGTGACTCTAAAGTTGAATTATTTCGGCCAGCATCAGAACAGAAAATTAATGTACCCGATTCCAATACATTTATCTTGGGTGAGGTGGTGGGTGGGTCTCGCTCTTCCTCTGGTAAGCGTGGTTCTCCTCGTTAA